In Cellvibrio polysaccharolyticus, a genomic segment contains:
- a CDS encoding metallophosphoesterase family protein, whose protein sequence is MPDIHFHDIYAEFEDNSFQGLENTISGQRATIRTMQAQLQSTRLFNENYFALIAALDDVVRRGITLVALPGDFSDDGQPIHLRGLQKILAHYQSAHGLQFFAAPGNHDPVKPFDSAAGKADFAGEGGFDQRIFSRGAAECADYDGEWASIDAGYALNTICTEEIRQLGYQGVMDLLSDFGFYPKAEYLYWETPYSSYLNQPSSAYHLSIAEAEADYSKRLYEICLEGTGGKYKKENYTHCSLVADASYLVEPVAGVWLLAIDANVYVPDAQQPDGGYHGSSSAGYNRMVTHKAHVIEWIADVVARASQHNKQLIAFSHFPMTDFYDGQSEAIAEAFGETAFQLQRKPEKHVSQVLADTGLKLHIGGHMHFNDTGMIKGTRGNILFNIQAPSLAAYLPAYKIVTLSDSKKLTVETVVLDDVPRFSELFEHYRVEHQRLHQQQATTLWDRNVLAAKSYREFTQWHIRELVRHRFLPGEWTDEMQTLLFNLKGDELLQLSQLSPAPDWSAFDNQQWTDLKAGASWQAAAEKAARLLSQNPWSMDDFSQWSAFDLAVDFYKIRNAGDLALADIGKARMAQYKLLGGAMQQQAVQQPDAGPIVQISRVLSVLQGLSEGLPNDRFVIDLEKGTLAVH, encoded by the coding sequence ATGCCGGATATTCACTTTCACGATATTTATGCGGAATTTGAAGATAACTCTTTTCAGGGATTGGAGAATACTATCTCCGGTCAGCGGGCAACTATTCGTACCATGCAGGCACAACTGCAATCTACGCGATTATTTAACGAAAATTATTTCGCACTGATCGCCGCGCTGGATGATGTGGTTCGGCGTGGTATTACGCTGGTTGCCTTGCCGGGTGATTTCAGCGATGACGGCCAACCGATTCATTTACGCGGCTTGCAAAAAATTCTTGCGCATTACCAAAGCGCACACGGCCTGCAATTTTTTGCCGCGCCGGGTAATCATGACCCGGTTAAACCTTTTGATAGTGCCGCCGGTAAAGCCGATTTTGCCGGTGAGGGTGGTTTTGATCAGCGTATTTTCAGCCGGGGAGCCGCCGAATGCGCAGATTATGACGGCGAGTGGGCAAGTATTGATGCCGGTTACGCGCTGAACACGATTTGTACCGAAGAAATTCGCCAGCTCGGTTATCAGGGTGTGATGGACTTGTTGTCCGATTTCGGCTTTTATCCGAAAGCAGAATATCTTTATTGGGAAACGCCTTACAGCAGTTATCTGAACCAACCATCAAGCGCTTACCACTTATCCATTGCCGAGGCCGAAGCTGATTATTCGAAGCGCTTGTACGAAATTTGTCTGGAAGGCACGGGTGGCAAGTATAAAAAAGAAAATTACACACATTGTTCTTTGGTAGCCGATGCCAGTTATCTGGTCGAGCCTGTTGCCGGTGTCTGGCTGTTAGCGATTGATGCCAATGTGTATGTGCCGGATGCTCAGCAACCCGACGGCGGCTACCATGGTTCAAGCAGTGCCGGTTATAACCGCATGGTAACGCACAAGGCGCATGTTATTGAATGGATCGCCGATGTGGTCGCGCGAGCCAGCCAGCACAATAAACAACTGATTGCTTTCAGTCATTTTCCGATGACTGATTTTTACGACGGCCAATCGGAAGCTATTGCTGAAGCGTTTGGAGAAACTGCCTTTCAATTACAGCGCAAGCCGGAAAAACATGTCAGCCAGGTGCTGGCCGATACCGGGCTCAAGTTGCATATCGGTGGGCATATGCACTTTAACGATACCGGGATGATTAAAGGCACCCGGGGCAATATTCTTTTTAATATCCAGGCGCCGTCACTGGCTGCTTATTTACCCGCTTACAAAATTGTCACTCTTTCCGACAGCAAAAAACTGACGGTAGAAACCGTGGTGCTGGATGATGTGCCGCGCTTCTCCGAGCTGTTTGAACACTACCGGGTGGAGCACCAGCGTTTGCATCAGCAGCAGGCGACCACTCTATGGGACCGCAATGTGCTGGCAGCCAAAAGTTATCGGGAATTTACTCAATGGCATATTCGCGAACTTGTTCGCCACCGTTTTTTGCCGGGTGAGTGGACTGATGAGATGCAAACCTTGTTATTCAATTTGAAGGGCGATGAGTTGCTGCAATTGTCACAACTGTCTCCGGCACCCGATTGGTCGGCATTCGACAATCAGCAATGGACGGACTTGAAAGCGGGTGCAAGCTGGCAGGCTGCGGCAGAAAAAGCCGCCCGGTTACTGTCGCAAAACCCGTGGTCGATGGACGATTTTTCGCAGTGGAGTGCGTTTGATCTGGCGGTCGATTTTTATAAAATTCGCAATGCCGGTGACCTCGCCCTCGCCGATATCGGCAAGGCGCGCATGGCGCAATATAAATTACTCGGCGGCGCTATGCAGCAGCAAGCGGTGCAACAACCGGACGCTGGCCCGATTGTGCAGATATCCCGTGTGCTGAGTGTATTGCAGGGGCTGAGTGAAGGATTGCCCAATGACCGTTTTGTGATTGATCTGGAAAAAGGAACGCTGGCGGTGCACTAG
- a CDS encoding EcsC family protein: MLVETDLQQLGTAKILLENPGLAARLTHLLGSPIEKGLELLPAQVSQKLHQVTRNALMKAADLAMLTLQDSPGVEASRTWHKLGAALSGGAGGFFGLPGLAVELPVSTVIMLRSIADIARSEGESLSNAEGKLACLEVFALGGKSASDDGAESGYFAVRTLLAKSLTDATEFIALHGVSKDATPAILRLVEAIASRFGIQVSEKFAAQSLPVIGAAGGAVINTMFIDHFQDMARGHFIVRRLERLYGDAVVREAYEGLPSTR; this comes from the coding sequence ATGCTGGTTGAAACCGATCTGCAACAATTGGGCACAGCCAAAATACTGCTCGAAAACCCCGGTCTGGCAGCTCGCCTGACCCATTTGCTGGGTTCGCCCATCGAAAAAGGCCTGGAGCTACTACCGGCGCAAGTCAGCCAGAAACTGCACCAGGTTACCCGCAACGCGCTGATGAAAGCCGCCGACCTGGCGATGTTGACCCTGCAAGACAGCCCCGGTGTAGAAGCGTCGCGCACCTGGCACAAGTTGGGCGCAGCACTCTCTGGCGGCGCGGGCGGTTTTTTCGGGCTACCGGGGCTGGCGGTTGAGCTGCCGGTATCGACGGTGATTATGTTGCGCTCCATCGCTGATATCGCTCGCAGCGAAGGCGAGTCGCTCAGTAATGCCGAAGGGAAACTCGCTTGCCTGGAGGTTTTTGCACTGGGCGGAAAAAGCGCCAGCGATGATGGTGCCGAGTCAGGTTATTTTGCGGTGCGTACCTTGCTGGCCAAATCGCTGACCGATGCCACCGAATTTATTGCCCTGCACGGCGTGTCAAAAGATGCCACGCCAGCGATTTTGCGGCTGGTCGAAGCCATCGCCAGCCGTTTTGGTATCCAGGTATCGGAAAAATTTGCCGCCCAATCGCTACCGGTCATCGGCGCCGCAGGCGGTGCGGTAATCAACACTATGTTTATTGATCACTTTCAGGACATGGCGCGCGGCCACTTCATTGTGCGGCGGCTGGAACGACTTTATGGTGATGCCGTGGTGCGTGAAGCTTACGAAGGTTTGCCATCCACCCGTTAA
- a CDS encoding GNAT family N-acetyltransferase — translation MFDIRPFTDSDRHGLRNIYLAARLQALPWVSRTDLNEEDFDKDTQDEDLLVATINTLPVGFIALNPSGDVIHHLYVDPDSSGRGVGSALLNASLERLGRPAHLKCLIDNQRAVEFYRQRGWAITGEGEDRHGRYYTMALKEH, via the coding sequence ATGTTTGATATACGCCCGTTTACCGATAGTGACCGCCACGGTTTAAGAAACATCTACCTCGCCGCCCGCCTGCAAGCGCTGCCCTGGGTGAGCCGAACTGACCTGAACGAGGAAGATTTTGACAAGGACACGCAAGACGAAGACTTGCTGGTGGCGACCATTAATACCCTGCCGGTCGGCTTTATCGCACTGAACCCGTCCGGCGACGTCATACACCATCTTTATGTAGACCCAGACTCCAGTGGCCGTGGCGTTGGTTCTGCCTTGCTTAACGCCAGCCTTGAGCGGCTGGGGCGCCCTGCCCATCTCAAATGCCTCATTGATAACCAGCGCGCCGTAGAGTTCTACCGGCAGCGCGGCTGGGCCATTACCGGCGAAGGGGAAGATCGACACGGGCGTTATTACACCATGGCACTGAAAGAGCATTAA
- a CDS encoding pectate lyase: MKMLINLCLGLAAITLAATSTGTETANKKRITLEENYQGFCHIDGSVDNSIKGYEASGYAVVERRSGSSIVWKVHVLEADTYTLEWRYASEKQQPAAQVRINQNNAAHVKFPATGAADHWQNATVQLQLASGITEITLTASSDEGLPHIDSLSVSGKDVKVVNCDGSPVAELTPNPRCIAGSTFSNETVDCGGARIGLACEGGEFMPPVISLENATVKNLRIAADGGSDGIWCTKGDCVLENIVWEDICEDAATQKSTPGSTMTVIGGWSWDKNGGKVFQHNAPDTTFIVTGGFTMKGSNAKMLRACGNCDNNGGNKKLIIDGVRIEGVLKEEIVAPNVNYGDVAKVRNLSIKNYQPGQQEVCAEWQGFEKSEGASAQRLGEAWNTTGCDVSRSDVTAF; encoded by the coding sequence ATGAAGATGTTAATAAACCTGTGCCTCGGTCTGGCAGCAATTACCCTCGCGGCCACCTCAACCGGTACCGAAACGGCTAACAAAAAACGCATCACCCTGGAAGAAAATTACCAGGGCTTTTGCCATATCGACGGTTCGGTCGATAACAGCATCAAGGGTTATGAAGCAAGTGGTTACGCCGTTGTTGAGCGCCGTAGCGGCAGCAGCATTGTTTGGAAGGTGCACGTGCTGGAAGCCGATACTTACACGCTTGAGTGGCGTTACGCTTCAGAAAAACAACAACCGGCGGCACAAGTCCGTATCAATCAGAACAATGCGGCTCATGTGAAATTCCCGGCCACCGGCGCCGCAGACCATTGGCAAAATGCTACCGTGCAATTGCAACTCGCCAGCGGCATTACCGAAATCACCCTGACTGCCAGCAGCGATGAGGGCTTGCCACATATTGACTCACTCAGCGTAAGCGGCAAGGATGTCAAGGTAGTGAACTGTGACGGCAGCCCGGTAGCCGAACTGACCCCCAACCCGCGCTGTATTGCCGGTTCAACCTTCAGCAACGAAACCGTGGACTGTGGCGGTGCACGCATCGGCCTCGCCTGCGAAGGCGGCGAATTTATGCCACCGGTTATTTCTCTGGAAAATGCCACGGTGAAAAATTTGCGTATTGCGGCCGATGGCGGTTCTGACGGCATCTGGTGCACCAAAGGCGATTGCGTGCTGGAAAATATTGTGTGGGAAGATATTTGCGAAGACGCAGCAACGCAAAAGTCTACCCCGGGCAGCACCATGACTGTGATCGGCGGCTGGTCGTGGGATAAAAACGGCGGCAAGGTTTTTCAACACAATGCACCGGACACCACCTTCATCGTAACCGGTGGCTTCACCATGAAAGGAAGCAACGCCAAAATGTTGCGCGCCTGCGGCAATTGCGACAATAACGGTGGCAATAAAAAACTGATTATTGATGGCGTACGCATTGAAGGCGTGTTGAAGGAAGAAATTGTTGCTCCCAACGTTAACTACGGTGACGTAGCAAAAGTGCGCAACCTCTCCATTAAAAACTACCAGCCGGGCCAACAGGAAGTTTGCGCCGAATGGCAAGGTTTTGAAAAATCCGAAGGAGCCTCCGCGCAGCGCCTCGGCGAAGCCTGGAACACCACCGGCTGCGATGTCTCCCGCTCTGACGTTACCGCGTTTTAA
- a CDS encoding carboxylesterase/lipase family protein, producing the protein MVKRRQFLTTTLASAATLAASHSTFADSGQDAIANLAQGKVRGAKKDGVIIFKGIPYGEDTRQCRFQPAVVPANWKGVRAATEFGDFAPQNGIKEQTSENCLVLNIWTPALRDQRQRPVIVYIHGGGYTNGSGSEAVVDGSHLALRGDAVVITLNHRINLFGYLYLAKLGGEKFRYSGNIGQLDLILALQWIRQHASEFGGDPANVTLVGESGGGAKISTLMAMPAAAGLFHKAVAISGQQVTAAGPRAATQRAELFLKQLKLSAQNTEELLRLPIDVLLNAAQVNDPSRIEERPLEFLPVLDSVSLMRHPFYPDAPAQSAQIPMIIGNARWETRAFSKRDSGDFSLEWSQLPDKILHSQYVDADPEVVIATYRKIYPDFSPSDVFFAATTAGRSWRGAVMQAEARARQGAPAYVYQFDWTSQVEGGRFGGGHGSDLPLVFDNLMSSKRPAESLPGAQNVAEQLSSILLAMAKTGKPDHPGIPSWKPYTLENRETLVINETSALVNDPRGDERRFYAQFPFVQRGTF; encoded by the coding sequence ATGGTGAAACGAAGACAATTCCTTACAACAACCCTGGCGAGTGCCGCCACCCTGGCAGCGAGCCACTCAACGTTTGCCGACTCCGGACAGGATGCGATAGCCAATCTCGCTCAGGGGAAAGTTCGCGGCGCAAAAAAAGATGGCGTGATCATTTTCAAAGGCATTCCCTACGGCGAAGACACCCGTCAATGTCGCTTTCAACCGGCAGTTGTCCCGGCAAATTGGAAAGGCGTGCGAGCGGCTACCGAATTTGGTGACTTTGCGCCACAAAACGGTATTAAAGAGCAGACCAGCGAAAACTGTCTGGTGTTAAACATCTGGACACCTGCCTTGCGAGACCAGCGCCAACGCCCGGTGATTGTTTATATTCACGGCGGCGGCTACACCAATGGCTCCGGCTCTGAAGCGGTGGTAGATGGCAGCCATTTGGCATTACGAGGCGATGCAGTGGTAATTACCCTGAATCATCGTATCAACTTATTCGGTTATCTGTACCTTGCCAAACTCGGCGGAGAAAAATTTCGCTACTCCGGTAATATTGGCCAACTGGATTTAATACTGGCTTTGCAGTGGATACGCCAGCACGCCAGTGAGTTTGGTGGCGACCCGGCCAACGTGACTCTGGTCGGTGAATCCGGTGGCGGTGCAAAAATTTCTACGCTGATGGCGATGCCCGCAGCTGCCGGGCTATTTCATAAAGCGGTTGCCATCAGCGGCCAGCAGGTTACCGCCGCCGGGCCACGGGCAGCCACGCAACGTGCAGAACTTTTTTTAAAACAACTGAAGCTTTCCGCACAGAATACAGAAGAACTCTTAAGATTACCGATAGATGTGTTACTCAATGCGGCGCAGGTCAATGACCCTTCACGCATTGAAGAGCGCCCGCTGGAATTTTTACCGGTGCTGGATAGCGTGTCGTTAATGCGTCATCCGTTTTACCCGGATGCCCCGGCACAATCGGCACAGATCCCGATGATCATCGGTAATGCCCGCTGGGAAACCCGCGCCTTTTCCAAACGCGACTCCGGTGATTTTTCGCTGGAATGGTCACAACTGCCGGACAAAATTTTGCACAGCCAATACGTCGATGCAGACCCGGAAGTGGTTATCGCCACTTACAGAAAAATCTACCCGGATTTTTCACCTTCCGATGTATTTTTCGCAGCTACCACCGCAGGCCGCTCATGGCGTGGCGCGGTTATGCAAGCCGAAGCGCGTGCCCGCCAGGGAGCACCCGCTTACGTTTACCAGTTCGATTGGACATCGCAGGTAGAGGGCGGCCGCTTCGGTGGTGGGCATGGCTCTGACCTGCCATTGGTTTTTGACAACCTGATGTCGTCAAAAAGACCCGCAGAAAGTTTGCCCGGCGCGCAAAACGTTGCCGAGCAATTAAGCAGCATCCTGTTAGCCATGGCGAAGACCGGCAAGCCGGATCACCCCGGTATTCCTTCATGGAAACCTTACACATTGGAAAACCGCGAAACCCTGGTGATTAATGAAACCTCGGCTCTGGTCAATGATCCTCGCGGTGACGAACGCCGTTTTTATGCGCAGTTTCCGTTTGTGCAACGCGGGACTTTTTAA
- a CDS encoding TonB-dependent receptor — MNNKFLTLFVSLATCASQAQASSNNLSEIIPFNISENRADIALTEFAQQSNLTLIVPYDKVVAVETPELVGNYSVVDGAISLLDGSNLHLSVNSNGQLFIRTNNDSEDKHAMLHKNKLSTAVVLAMASLAAAQSLAQDSEATGVEEVLVTGFRGSLVKSLDEKRNSINAKETIMAEDIGKFPDLNIAESIQRVPGVAISREGGEGRNITLRGFAPSFTRTTLNGMEVPAGSDGLDSGGVTINAGRAFDFHVFASELFNRVDIQKSTTASMEEGGIAGTVDLYSAKPFDFDGFKFATSVQGSFNDLSEKTDPRLAVMVSDTFADGKLGALMSVAYSERTVRQEGFGTVRWTTPVATNNIYPTSATPVIRGEIAEDDCALNGAAVAAINCLWTPRLPRADYFANDQKRLGVTTSFQYRPNDDTLITFDALHSKLDNDRRNYNSMEWFLTHNEVTPLDITVHPDGKQILAATFDDVESWIESRDQTSESEFNQFVLSGEFKLNDALTLDAMIGKATNEADREELRFYSISESHRYSFDFTGNRHIPKVSWGEGYDYFDEANYEITTPNNRSNYVKKDNLTSKIDLTLEQDRFSIKTGLAYNDRQVESREGNGNYPAAFSAVGYLNDFPVSNFGKGLDGDLVKFPIVDFAAIYRDNRVSKEYTDNPAAAWIVDEETLAAYVALDADFDIGNMLLKTNFGVRAVKTDVTSEAWINGNAVKVERDYTNFLPSMNFSLNLTEDLVTRLSYGKTMTRPDMGSLNIAAPTFGYTTRTVANLGNPGLNPFESNDIDLGVEWYFADESLLAVNYFYKDVTTSLKTDIVEKLIDPEYHAAILADPQYDAIYNADPRTVPYTHYIPVNDNEGFEVKGYELIYQQTLSFLPGFLSNLGIVSNFTHVTAGDMTGLSENSYNVTVFYEKDNFGMRLAANYRDDYLLSLPGGNGHVAEMKYGPTHVDFSSFYNFSDNLTLTMELINLTDEKERIYGTGDGGMDLTRELNHTGRQLLLGVRYSL; from the coding sequence TTGAATAATAAGTTTTTAACACTCTTTGTCTCTCTGGCTACCTGCGCTTCCCAGGCGCAGGCCAGCAGCAACAATCTGTCAGAAATTATTCCGTTTAATATCTCTGAAAATAGAGCGGACATTGCCCTCACAGAATTTGCACAGCAGTCCAACCTGACCCTGATCGTTCCTTACGACAAAGTGGTCGCGGTTGAAACGCCTGAACTTGTGGGAAATTACTCGGTAGTAGACGGAGCCATATCGCTCCTTGATGGTTCCAATCTACACCTGTCAGTAAATAGCAATGGCCAACTCTTTATACGAACAAATAACGATTCAGAGGATAAGCACGCCATGCTGCACAAAAATAAATTATCAACCGCTGTTGTACTTGCGATGGCCTCACTCGCAGCCGCCCAATCATTAGCCCAGGATTCAGAAGCAACCGGTGTAGAAGAAGTTCTTGTTACCGGCTTCCGTGGTTCTCTTGTTAAAAGTCTTGATGAAAAACGCAACTCTATTAACGCCAAAGAAACCATCATGGCCGAAGACATCGGCAAATTCCCTGACCTGAACATTGCCGAATCCATTCAACGTGTACCCGGCGTGGCCATTTCACGGGAAGGCGGTGAAGGCCGTAACATTACCCTGCGCGGCTTCGCACCGTCTTTTACCCGCACCACCCTTAACGGTATGGAAGTACCGGCAGGCAGCGATGGCCTGGACTCCGGTGGTGTAACCATCAACGCCGGCCGCGCGTTTGACTTCCACGTATTCGCCTCTGAATTGTTTAACCGTGTTGATATTCAAAAATCTACCACCGCATCCATGGAAGAAGGTGGTATTGCCGGTACCGTAGATTTGTATTCTGCAAAACCGTTTGACTTCGACGGCTTTAAATTTGCTACCTCTGTACAGGGCAGCTTTAACGACCTCAGCGAAAAAACCGATCCTCGTCTTGCTGTTATGGTCAGCGACACCTTTGCGGATGGAAAACTCGGCGCATTGATGTCTGTTGCTTACTCTGAGCGTACCGTTCGTCAGGAAGGTTTTGGTACAGTTCGTTGGACCACTCCGGTTGCCACCAACAATATTTACCCGACCAGCGCCACGCCGGTTATTCGCGGTGAGATTGCAGAAGACGATTGCGCGCTCAATGGCGCTGCCGTTGCTGCGATTAACTGCCTGTGGACGCCACGCCTGCCGCGTGCTGACTATTTCGCCAATGATCAGAAACGTCTCGGTGTTACTACCTCGTTTCAATACCGTCCCAATGACGACACGCTGATCACTTTCGACGCGCTGCATTCCAAACTGGATAATGACCGTCGCAATTACAACTCGATGGAATGGTTCCTCACCCATAACGAAGTGACGCCGCTAGACATCACGGTACACCCGGATGGCAAACAAATTCTTGCCGCTACCTTTGATGATGTAGAGTCCTGGATTGAAAGCCGCGACCAGACCTCCGAATCCGAATTTAACCAGTTCGTGTTGTCCGGCGAGTTCAAACTCAATGATGCATTGACCCTGGATGCCATGATCGGTAAAGCAACCAACGAAGCTGACCGTGAAGAACTTCGCTTCTACTCCATCTCCGAGTCGCACCGCTATTCGTTTGACTTTACCGGTAATCGCCATATTCCCAAAGTGTCCTGGGGTGAAGGTTATGATTACTTTGATGAAGCCAATTACGAAATCACGACACCGAACAACCGTTCCAACTATGTGAAAAAAGACAACCTGACGTCGAAGATTGATTTGACGCTTGAGCAGGATCGTTTCTCTATTAAAACCGGTCTGGCTTACAACGACCGTCAGGTTGAATCCCGCGAAGGTAATGGCAACTACCCGGCCGCGTTCTCTGCGGTGGGCTACCTGAATGACTTCCCGGTTTCCAATTTCGGCAAGGGTCTTGATGGCGATCTGGTGAAATTTCCTATTGTAGATTTCGCGGCAATTTATCGTGATAACCGCGTCTCCAAGGAATACACCGATAACCCGGCCGCAGCCTGGATTGTTGATGAAGAAACCCTCGCGGCTTACGTTGCACTGGATGCCGATTTTGATATCGGCAACATGTTGCTGAAAACCAACTTCGGTGTGCGTGCGGTGAAAACCGATGTAACGTCTGAAGCCTGGATCAACGGTAATGCGGTAAAAGTGGAACGCGATTACACCAACTTCCTGCCATCCATGAACTTCTCGTTAAACCTGACTGAAGATTTGGTAACCCGTCTTTCCTACGGCAAAACCATGACACGTCCGGACATGGGCTCGCTGAACATTGCAGCGCCAACGTTTGGTTATACCACCCGTACCGTGGCCAACCTGGGCAACCCCGGCCTGAATCCATTCGAGTCCAACGATATTGATTTGGGTGTTGAATGGTATTTTGCTGACGAGTCACTGCTGGCCGTCAATTACTTCTACAAAGATGTCACCACCTCACTGAAAACCGACATCGTTGAAAAGCTGATTGATCCGGAATACCACGCGGCAATTCTGGCTGACCCGCAATACGATGCCATTTATAACGCTGACCCGCGCACCGTGCCTTACACCCATTACATTCCGGTGAATGACAATGAAGGCTTTGAAGTAAAAGGTTACGAGTTGATTTATCAGCAAACCCTGAGCTTCCTGCCGGGCTTCCTGTCCAACCTCGGTATCGTCAGTAACTTTACTCACGTAACCGCGGGCGATATGACCGGGTTGTCAGAAAATTCCTACAACGTCACCGTGTTCTACGAGAAAGACAATTTCGGTATGCGTCTGGCGGCCAACTACCGCGATGATTATTTACTGTCATTGCCGGGTGGTAACGGCCACGTTGCTGAAATGAAATATGGCCCTACGCATGTTGATTTCTCCTCCTTCTACAACTTCAGCGACAACCTGACGTTGACCATGGAACTGATCAACCTGACCGATGAAAAAGAACGCATCTACGGTACTGGCGACGGCGGCATGGATTTAACCCGCGAGCTGAACCACACCGGCAGACAGCTTCTTTTAGGTGTTCGCTATTCGCTTTAA